GGCATCGGACGGATCATGCGGGTAGGCGTGGCGCCAACCGGCCCCCCGATCATTTTTAAACAAGGCGATAAGTACTCTGGTATAGAGGCCGATTTGGCCCGTAATTTTGCCGGGAGCATCGACAAGTATGTAAAATTTGTCGAACTACCGTTCAACGACCTTATTCCTGCCCTCCTCAATGGAAAAATCGACATTATCATGTCGGGCATGTCCTACACGGAAATGCGGGCGATTCGAATCAACTTCTCCCAGCCCTACTTGAAAGTCGGGCAGATGCCGCTTGTTCGCATCGAAGACGTATCGAAGTATCCGTCCACTCTGGCACTGCTCAACACCAAGGGAAAAATCGGGGTAGAATACGGCACAACTGGTGATTTCCTGGTCCAGGAGAACTTCCTTTACGCCGAACGTGTTCCCTATCAGGATATTGCAAAAGCCCCGGACGACCTTGTTGCCGGAAAAATTGACATGTTCATCTACGATTCCCCAGTGATCTGGTGGCTTGCATCCGAGTATGAAGCCAAAGGACTGGCACCGCTCGTCGTCCCACTCTCAGAAGAGTTCCTGGCCTGGGGAATCCGCAAAGACGACTCCCAACTACTCGCGCAGGCTAATGCTTTTCTGGAAGAATATCGCGAATCTGGCGAACTACAGAAGATCATTAAAAAGTGGATGCCATACGCAAAATTGTAGGAAATAAAAGGCCTTATTGGCCACTTTCGCATATGCATCATCGGCACTCAACCTGGACTTCTAGAGGTAAAAAGTAAAAACATGTTGACAGTTTTGGAAGATTTTGGAAGATTTCAGTCATAATCTTTCTTTAATCCAAAATTTTATGTCCACAGCCCCCATTTCCGACTCCTCTCGCGCAGCAGTCGAACAGCTTGTCAGAGAGAGCGTTTACCGCCACCTCGGCATATCCGGTGCTAAGCAGGGCAGTGCTCCAAATCCATTGGTAGTCAACAGCTCAGCCAGACATTGTCACCTGACTCAGGATGCCGTTGAAGCCCTTTTCGGCAAAGGCCACCAGCTGACTCCGATGAAGTGGCTCTACCAGGATGGTCAATATGCCGCCGAAGAGACTGTAACTCTGGTTGGCCCGAGAAGCCGTGTCATTTCGAATCTGCGCATCCTCGGCCCATGCCGAGACTTTAACCAAGTTGAACTCTCCTATACCGATGCGATCTCGCTCGGATACAAAGTGCCCGTTCGCCAAAGTGGAAATATTGCGGGTAGCCCCGGTTGCATGCTGATGGGCCCCAATGGCTTTTTCGAAATGGACGAAGGCGTCATCCGTGCCGCACCACACGTCCACATGGCTCCTGAAGATGCTGAATTCTATGGAGTTGAAAACAAAGGTTTCATGAAACTCCGCGTCGGCGGGGACTTGGGGATGACCTTTGATCGAATTTTTGTCCGTGTATCGCCTGACTTTAAATTGGAAATTCACATCGACACCGATGAGGCCAACGCCTGTGGCCTTGGGCCCGATTCCATAGTCGAATTAGTCAAATAGACGACAGCTTTTAAACCTCGAAAATCTAAAATCTCAATCAAGTAAACAAAATGAGCGAATCCCTAGGAATGGTAGAAACGCGTGGTTACGTCGGCAGTGTTGAAGCCAGCGATGCCATGGTAAAAGCCGCGAGCGTCAGCCTCGTGAAACAAGTGCAAATTGGTGGCGGATTCATGTCCGTGCTTTGCAAAGGCGATGTTGGCAGCGTAAAAGCCGCAGTCGATGCTGGCGCAGAAGCTGCCGCAAAAACTGGCGAGTTAATCAGCGCGCACGTTATTGCCCGCCCACACAATGAGCTGTTGAAGCACTTCAACGTCTAATCCCTTAACACTTTTAATCTAAAAACAATTCATATCATGGCAAAGCCAGCACTCGGAATGTTAGAAACAAAAGGCTTCAATGCACTCCTCGAAGGATGCGACGCAGCCCTCAAATCAGCAGACGTCACCATGACCGGTTGGGACAAAATCGGCAGTGGCCTCGTCACAGCCTTCTTCATTGGAGACGTCGCAGCAGTCAAAGCAGCGGTTGACGCCGGTGCAGAAGCGGCATCACAGGTCGGCACCGTCCAAGGTGTTCAAGTCATTCCACGTCCTCACGACGACATTGCCAAGCTCGGCAAGTGGATGGGATAAATTGAGTAAGAAGGTAGAAGCTATCTAAACGCTGAACTCTAAATGCTAAGTGCTGAATAGCTTAACCAAATTCTTCTTACTTTTCACTTCAGACTTCTCACTAATATTATACAAATGAAAGTCCTCGTTGCTAACCTCGGCTCCACGTCGTTCAAGTATCGCCTCTTTGACATCACAGAAGCAGGCGAAACGCTTTTGGCCAAAGGTGGATACGAGCGGGTCGAGAATTTCGGCGAGGTAATCGAAGACTGTGTCCGCT
The Rubellicoccus peritrichatus DNA segment above includes these coding regions:
- a CDS encoding transporter substrate-binding domain-containing protein codes for the protein MTRRSLFRLVSLLLLFIFAGAFQLTAQPTAPEFNEPGIGRIMRVGVAPTGPPIIFKQGDKYSGIEADLARNFAGSIDKYVKFVELPFNDLIPALLNGKIDIIMSGMSYTEMRAIRINFSQPYLKVGQMPLVRIEDVSKYPSTLALLNTKGKIGVEYGTTGDFLVQENFLYAERVPYQDIAKAPDDLVAGKIDMFIYDSPVIWWLASEYEAKGLAPLVVPLSEEFLAWGIRKDDSQLLAQANAFLEEYRESGELQKIIKKWMPYAKL
- the pduL gene encoding phosphate propanoyltransferase; amino-acid sequence: MSTAPISDSSRAAVEQLVRESVYRHLGISGAKQGSAPNPLVVNSSARHCHLTQDAVEALFGKGHQLTPMKWLYQDGQYAAEETVTLVGPRSRVISNLRILGPCRDFNQVELSYTDAISLGYKVPVRQSGNIAGSPGCMLMGPNGFFEMDEGVIRAAPHVHMAPEDAEFYGVENKGFMKLRVGGDLGMTFDRIFVRVSPDFKLEIHIDTDEANACGLGPDSIVELVK
- a CDS encoding BMC domain-containing protein, producing MSESLGMVETRGYVGSVEASDAMVKAASVSLVKQVQIGGGFMSVLCKGDVGSVKAAVDAGAEAAAKTGELISAHVIARPHNELLKHFNV
- a CDS encoding BMC domain-containing protein → MAKPALGMLETKGFNALLEGCDAALKSADVTMTGWDKIGSGLVTAFFIGDVAAVKAAVDAGAEAASQVGTVQGVQVIPRPHDDIAKLGKWMG